The sequence AGCGTATGGAACGATAGCGACCATGTTTCTTGTAAAGTTTGTTTTCTGCGATATCATCAACACCGCATAAGCAACTGGGAAGATGAGAAAGATCTTAGTTGCAGCGCTGTTAGTTCGCATACATGAGAGTAGCCCGAAAGCAGCCAGCAGGGTCGCAACTACGCCGATGCCGTTGGTAGAGAGCCAGGCGAGGTAAAAAAGCGCCTGCTCAACCCCAGGCTCGGCTGCGTGTCCGGCATGTCCTGCAACGCTATAGTGCCAGAGCTCGTACGAAAGCCCCTGCCAAAACTGCGGCAATGATATCAGGGAGTAGGGGGCTCCAATCAGGAACCCAAGAACGGGAGAGAGTGCGGCTATTCCAAACCCTTTCCAGGAACGATCGCGCTGCCAGGCGAGCATTATGGGAACTAACGCTATGGGTGCAGCGTTATACTTTGAAGCGCCAGCCAAGCCCGCGAGTAGTCCACATAACAGCAACCGTTTGCGTGAGTACTTAGTTGAGGCGGCCCAGACGCCAACTGCACTGGAGGCTAGGCAGAAAAGCGCCATCGGTATATCAACCCCGATCAGATGAGAATTGAGCACCATCTCTGGTGATAGCGCTACTAAGAGGGCGGCCATAAGAGCCGGTAGCAGCGCCAGGCCGAGCTGTAAGGAGAGAAAAAATGTTAGGCCGACTATTAAAAGGCTAAGCGCCACACTAAACGATCTATTCCAGGTGAGAATTGTTGGATGTGAGGCCGTAAAGGCGTATCCAGCGAGTCCAAAGGGGTCCTTAGTTCTAATCTCTTTGGTGGAGCTAAGCTCGCCGTGAAAGCGCGCCCACGCAACGCTTGCATAAATAACCGGCATGCGTAGATAGAAATGCAGGGCCGGCTTATTAAAATAGTGCGGATTGAGATCTCTTTTCTGGGCCATCTCCACCGTGCGATTAAAGTGGTGCGCGTCGTCCTCGTGGAAGAAATACTTAGAGTTTGATTCAACCAAGGGCCAGCGCAGCGCTAGGGCTAACAGTAGCGTCAGGCTAAGCAACAGGAACTTATGTTGAGAGCCCTTCACCATAATTAACGCCCTATCCTACCTGCGCTCAATGATATCTTGCGCTGAGCGTCGAACCTTCTTGAGAGTTGCTCCGAGGTCCCGATCTGAGCGATACCCGAGGGCACAAGCTACCTTTGCCGAGAATCCACGTCGTGGCAGGTCAAGTATTTCGTTGTAAAAGTTCGGATCGATGCCCTCTAACGGACAGGCGTCTACCTGCAGCAGCGCCGCCGAGGTGAGTAGCATACCGAGAGCAAGATAGAGCTGGTGGGTGCACCATGGCTCTATGGCGTTGCGTTCGTTGAGCGCGGTAATAAAGTTGGAGATAATCGATCTGCCACCCTCTAGGGTTGAGAGAGCTACCTCCCTGACTTCGGCGGTGTGCTGTAGCGCCTCATCCACCAGAGAGAGATCAAAGGTAGTGCGTGCCGCAAATACAACGTAGTGCGAGGCATCTACCACCTGCGATTGGTTCCAAGAGTGGGCCCTTAGCTTTGCGCGCAGCGCTGGATCCGAGATAGTTATAAAGCGCCACGGTTGCAGGCCAAAAGATGAGGGCGCTAGAAGTAGCGAAGCCTCAAGCGAGGCCCAATCACGAGCCGAGATCTTCTTGGCTGGATCAAAGCACTTCGTCGCATAGCGCCAGGCGAGCTGTTGTTCTAGGTGTTCGTTGGTTACTTTAGTTGTCATATCTTCTTCTTAGCTCCCTGTTAGGTGGTATGTGATAGAACGATTAGCGACCCAGCAGGAAGTATGCGCTCGGTAAGCTCCTCCTTAATAGCTAGGGGCTCGATAGCTATCTCTACACCACGGTCATTAAATCTATCTAAGGCGATGTTGCGCGCCACATCTGATGTACTGGCGGAGCTGTGGTTTGTGAAAAAGACTACCCCGGCTTCGGGCGCAAGTATATCGAGCACGAGCGTAACTATATCGGGGGCCTTCTCCTCTAGGGTCCATGAATTATTCTTTGAGACCCGACTGAACGAGGGGGGATCGATGATGATAATATCGTAGAGATTACCCTTACGGTGCTCGCGCGCCATAAAGGTCAGGGCATCATCAACGATCCAACGCACCTTATCGTTCGTCCCGATGTTCATCTCCACGTTTCTCTTGGCCCACTCGATGGCTCGCTTTGCCAGATCAACGTGGGTCACGATAACGTCGGGTAGCTTTGCACAGAATGCAGTGGCGAGACCTGTATAGGCGAACAGATTAAGAATACGGATGGGACTCCTGCCACGCGCGCGTAATTGCTCTATGGTTGCACCGACGCGCGATAGGTAGAGGGCATGTTCTGGGAAGATCCCAAGCTGCCCATTTGACATGAGTTCGAGTTGTAGGTTGACCCCCTCTATCTCGGTGTTCCAGGTGGAGAAGGGCGCGCGTTGGTGACTCCATTGGTCCGGGGGAAGGTAGATAGCGTCTGCGCTCTCCCATAATGCGTTGTTTCGTTGCTTCCAGGCGCTTAAGCTAGAGGGTCGGTCGATGACTACATCTCCAAAGCGCTCAAGTTTGCGACCGTTACCGGAATCGAGCAGCGAGTATCCATTTATCTGTGACGTCATGGGTACCAGTATGGCATGAGTGCCGTTCTGTGGACACCGTATCTCAGTGAGTCAGATCAGCAAGCTAGAGCGATTAATTGCAAAAACAGGGGGTGCTTGACGGAACCTAGCCAATTCCCGCTACTTTTTTTGAGAGAGCGCACCGATAGATACCCTGTGATAGATAGTCCATTATACAGAGGTATCGTTGTGTCACACCGTTCAAAGATCGAAGAGGTTCAATTTTATCTCGACCGGAGCCAAGACTCCCTACTCGCCACACTGCGAAGTATCCTGACAAATCCTCGCATATCAGATGATGAGCGCCTGCAGGCGCTGCGTATGATGAGCGCTCATCATCAAGAGGTCTTTGAGTTTATCGCTGCTCGCATCTTTGATGGTGAGCGGCGGGGGCTTGAGATGGCAGCTGCCCATGGTAATCGGCAACAGGGCGATATCCCCCAATAGTTTTATAGTAAATCCAAAAAGTTGAAGATCTCGCCTAAAGTTGAGTAGGAGGCGCCAAGTAGCTCTATTTATGACCTAGCGCGCTGACTGGGTCGCTATGCTCAAGTGCCGCAGAGTCCCTTTCAAACTGCTCGTAGCTTTCGCGAGTAACGTTGCGGTGCATCACGCGGAATCGAAATATATCACGGAACATAAGCAGTGCATCCATTACCAGATTAACCTTCGAGCCAGGTACGTTGGTCCAGTTAATCGGCACCTCTTTAACGCTTAGTCCAACCTTGTGGGCAAGAAAGAGTAGCTCTACATCAAAGCTAAATCGATCGGAGCGTTGCTTACGGAAGAGAAAGAGCGCCGCCTTGCGGGTAAACATCTTAAAGCCACATTGAGTATCTGTGATCGATGGGAGGAGTATAATATTAACGCAGTAATTAAATACCCGTCCAAGTAACCTACGATGAATAGATGTCGCAACCTTTGTATCTTGTGAGGCCAGAGCCCGTGATCCGATCGCAATGTCGAACCCCGCAGCAAGGGCGGCCTGCAGGCGTGATACCTCCGCAATCGGCGTAGCACCATCGGCGTCTGCGAACAGGATTACGGCTCCGTGGCTGTTAAGAACTCCTAGCCTAACGGCGTGTCCCTTTCCATGGTTTTTAGGTAGCTGTATTAGACGCACCTCGGCGCGTACCCGCTCAAATTTTCGAACAACCTCGGCGGTATTATCTGAGCTTCCATCATCAACGACTATAACCTCGTATTTGGCGCCCTTACGGTCAAAGAGGTCGATAATGTCTATCAGGGTCGGGGGTAGTCGGCGCTCCTCGTTAAAGGCTGGAACGACGATACTGATATCAACCGAGGAGGTAGAGGCTGGCTGGCGCTCCATCCAGTCGCTAAGGCGCTCAGATGTGGGGGGTGATTGGAGGGTCATAGGCCTTAACTTATAAGTGTACAATCCTCTTTAGTTTATGCTGACCCCTTTAGTTTATGCTGAATAGTTACAATTGATCAATTGTGTGTCGTTAAGTAACGTAACGGTATGGTAACTGGTCACCGTAGTTTAATGTCGCGATTCAAGCTATTGAGATTACGGCGAAGTTTCATAGGTAATTCGATTGTTCGTCCCCTGATCGGGGACGATAGATTTTGTGACCAGTTAATGTTTTCACCCCCGATTTGCTCCGCAAATCGGCCCCTTAGGGGCTATTGAGTGTCATTAACCGTATGCGAATATTTCTGGAATATGCTGACTAGTTACACGCGATGAAAGTCATAGAATCACACCTCCTATACGAGGGGAAACTTAGGGCGGTCAGAGAGACACTTGAATCGCCGCAGGGTAAACGCTTTGTACACGAGACGATCGAACATCCGGGGGCGGTTGTTATCCTGCCTTTACTGGAGGATGGGCGCATAGTTTTTATTGAGCAGTATCGGCACTCGGTTAGGGAGTCCATACTGGAGCTTCCGGCGGGAACCCTTGAAAAGGGCGAGGAGCCAGAGTTCTGCGCGCAGCGCGAACTGATGGAAGAGATCGGCATGGCGTGCAGGGAGCTTATATCTCTGGGCACCCTCTTGCCGGCACCGGGATTCTGTAATGAAGTTCAGCACATATTTTGCGCCAAAGATCTTTATCCCAGAGAGGCTACGCCGGATGAGGATGAGGTCATAACCGTTATAAAGCTCTCGGTTGCTGAGGTGGAGGAGGTAATCCGTAACGGACGACTCCGAGACTCGAAGTCGTTGGCGCTTCTTATGCGAGCCAGGGTTAGTCGTATTATATAGTATTAGGGAATAGTTATCGTGAAGCTCTCTGCATTGAAAACTAAGTCCAGGGCATCTCTCGGGGTTTTCACACTACTGTGTGCGCTCGGTTTAATGTGGAGTGGGACGGTACGGAGCCTTAAGGACCAGAGTAATATTAACGCAGCACTCGGTAGAGCTATTACAATTGATGCTGCAAGCCCTGATCCCGGTAACAACAACAAGCTTGTGGTTGCTGCTGGTAGGCTCAGTTCAGGAGAGATGCTTGAGGATGAGCTGCTTAAGCCCGGCCCCTACCTAGCTCTTAAACGACGGGTAGAGATGTTTCAATGGTCGGAAGAGCGTTCATCCGATGATTCACTCCCTGAGTACTCAATCAATTGGCACCCTGGACAGATAGACTTCTTTCGCTTTCGTAAACCACAGGGGCATGAGAATCCGCTACTTAAGTTTCAACCGGAGTTAAAGACCGTAGGGCAGTCTACGTTTTCAGGTTTTGATGGAAGTAGGATTATAAAAGCTATAAGCGACCCGGCGCGCTTGATCCTAACTAAGGAGATGTTGCGTGATCCATCCCTTGAGATCGTTGATAATAAGATCGTTATTAGACGTGACCCTTCCAGTACCGAGCTTGCCCTCGGGGATATGCGAGTTTGGTATGAGTCCTTACCGCCCGGTGATTATACCGTACTGGCTGTGCAGGCCGATGAGCGCAGCTTGTTAGGAAGCGAGCGTAGCGATCAGCTAGTAATTCAAGCGGGGCTTTTAGATGCGGAGCAATTTCTTGAGCAGCAGGGGGAGCAGGCCTCCGAATCGTCGAACGGGATACTCTATATGGGAACAGTGCTGCTCTGTATCGGGTTGCTCTCTATCCTGGGGTCGTTCTCTCAGCGCTTAGATCTACGGCCAAAGGTGAACTTACAGGGCCAAGCAGCGGCTATATTTTTGAGCGTTGCAATATCGCTCACTGTTCTTCTAATCCTGTTGATACTTTCGCTGGTGAGTTAATTGGAAGTGGGCTTCTCTTGTGTTGCAGAGGGCTGCTTTCCCTTATCGCCGCACCCACAACTCCCACAGCCGGAGCGCTTCTTAGAGAGCGCTCTAGTAAGCAGCCGAAAAACGTAAAATGATGAGATTAGTAATATAGCACAAGCAATAACTGTTTGGGTCATAGATTACGGTACCTATAGGCAAAATAAGACGCTACTCAAAAACAATAGATCCGATCTGGAACGTTAAAAGGGATGCTACATATGCAAGAGTGGTCATGTAGCCAAACATTCCAAAGGTCCATCCCCACGAACCGGTCTCCCGTTTGCATACTGCAAGTGTAGACATACATTGACAGGCAAATACGTAAAACACCATCAGAGAGATCGCCGTGAGTGTTGAGAAATCTCCAGACTCCTTGCGTTTTTGCAGGGTCTTTATAAGCCCCTGATTCTCATTATCATCGTTATTAACACTATAGATAGTGCTGAGTGTGGTTACAAAGACCTCACGCGCTGGGAAAGATGATAAGATCGCTATGCCGATCTCCCAATTAAACCCAAGGGGTTTAATGGCTGGCTCTATAGCCGTACCAAGCCGCCCAGCATAGCTGACCTGAACCGGATTTCCAGTAAACGATGGATCTGGTTTGGGATAAGAAGCTAGAAACCATAAGATCACAGAACATGCTAGGATTAGAGTGCTCGCGTTTTTTAGGAATGATATAACGTTGTCATAAACCCCACGCAGAACGACTCGCAGAACTGGTCTACGTAGAGGGGGCATCTCCATCACATGAAAGCATGACTCCTTCCACAAAAAACACCTCTTTAAGATGTACGCCACGCAACATGCGCCAATAATCCCGAGTAGGTACATTCCAAGTAGCGTGACACCTTGCAGCGAGATAACGCCACCCAGCATGATTGTTGGAATAAAGGCGGCTATAAGCACCGCATAGACAGGCAGTCGAGCGCTACAGCTCATCAGCGGCGCAATCATAATAGCCGCGAGTCTATCTGAGCGGCTTGGGATTGAGCGCGTTGAGAGTATGCCTGGCACCGCACAGGCAAAGGAGCTTAATAGCGGGATAAATGCGCGCCCTTGCAGCCCGACTTTGCGCATAAAATTATCAAGTAAGAACACCGCTCGAGAGAGATACCCTGAGTCCTCTAGTAGCCCGATAAAGAAAAAGAGGATAGCGATCTGCGGAACAAAAACCAGTACGTTTCCAACTCCTGGTACGATGCCCTCAGTGATAAGGCTTGTTAGTATTCCATTCGGTAGAAGTGCAGCAAGCCACGCACTCAGCCCCTCAACCGTTGCTGAGATAAGCTCCATCGGCAGCTGCGCCCACAGAAAGATAGCTTGAAAGATAATGCCAAAGATTATCAGCATGATCGGAAGCCCCCAGAGCTTGCTCGTAAGAGCTCTATCAAGTGCAGAGCTGACGGTCGACCCATCCTCAGAGCGTTGCGAGGATGTTTTCTTTACGAGAGCTCTAATCCACGTATAGCGCAGCGAGCCGATAGCGGTAATTGTAGCGGCATCAAGGTGTTTAGTAGCCACTGATTCCTGCGTTTCAAGGGATGCTCTAAGGGCATGCTCTAAAGGCAGCCAGGCGAGCCGTTTCGAGGAGCTGGAGGGGGTAAGGAGCGCACGTGAGATCTCTCTAAGGAGGTTGGTAAATCCGAACTTGCTTCGGGCGATAATTTGAACCACCGGAAGATCAAGGGCGCGAGAAAGAAGCTCTCCGTATACCTTAATGCCAGCCTGCTCAGCAGCATCCATCATATTAATAGCGAGTACGATCGGAAAACCGGCATCTATTAACTCAGATACGAGAAAGAGATTCCGCTCAAGATTTGTGGCATCAACGACCGCCACCACAAGGTCCGGTTTTCTGCATCCCTTTAGCTCGCCGCGCAGAAGTTGCGTGACTATCTTTTCATCTAAAGAGGAGCCGAGGAGTGCGTATGTACCTGGGAGATCTATAATTTGAGCGTAGCCACCACCATTAAGAGAGATCGAGCCCTCTTTGCGTGCAATTGTAACGCCTGGATAGTTCGCCACCTTGTAGCGAGAGCCGGTTAGTCCGTTAAAGAGCGTGGTTTTTCCGCAATTTGGATTTCCGACGAGCGCTATAGACCTTGGGTAGTTTTCGTCGACGTCAGTAATAATCGCCACAATAGGGGGCCAACCTTATAGTGGTTGAACTTGAATGTGAGCCGCCTCAGTGCTGTGCAGAGAGAGCACAGAGCCAAAGAGCTTGATATTGATCGGAGAACCAAAGAAGCCGCGTTGAGTGACCGTAACCTCAGAGCCGGAAACTAGACCCATCGAGACAAGCTTGCGAAGTAGCTCAGCCGGGCAGCTCTTAATAGCTGAGATAATGACCCGCTGCCCTACGCGCATAGAGTTGAGCAGGGGCTCATCTTTGTATTGGGTTGCTACGTTGCAATTCACAGCATTTTCCATAATTTATGCAAAATATCGCATTTCAAGCTGATATGTTCACCTGAGTCTTTAGTGGTATACCCTGCGCTTGTTAGCTATGTCAATTGGTTGCGTTATGAACAGCGAGCATTGATGCTATGAAGCCTGCTTTGAATATAAAGCAAACGCAATAAAAAGTAGCTTTTACAAATAGTTACGTGATTTTTAATGCTGCTAGTGCACGGTTGAATCTGGATCACCATCATCGCTGCGCGATCCCTTAACGAGGCGAAACTTCGATTTAGATTTCAAGCGCCGTAACTTCCAGGTATAGTAGGAGAGCTCAATACTTTGACGCAGCCGAGGCAATCTTGAGCGATACATATAGCCGTAACTTAGTCCTGCTGCGATCAGCTCCGGTATGACAGCGGTTAAAGAACCGAATATGCCGCTTAAGATCACAAATCCAAGACCCACTAGCGCGAACGTTTTGCCGGTAATCGGGGTGCCCCAAAAGTTTAGCATCTGACCCGAGAACCATGACGAGAGTCCAAACATTATCCAGAGCGTTGTAACGACCTGACGTGTGCCTGGATAAAAGGCCGTAAAGAATGTCTCGGGAGATAGCGCTGCAATTAAGATCGTCACTAACTCGGCTAAGAGAGGAATTCCAAAGATAATAGTGACAAATCGCCGCCTACCCCAACGCGATTCAAGCAAGCCCCCGATGCTGTACATAATCAGTGCGGTAAAGATTATCTCTATCGGCGATATCGCGATAAAGAGGGCTGTAAACGGGCGCCACAGCTCAAGGTCGTAGAGGGTGTGAAGTGGAGAGAACAGGAACGGACGGAGGTTTGAGCGCTCAAGCAGCCCCTCAATAACGGAGGCTATCACCGTAATTATAGTCAGCGAGTGTGCAGCACTTTGAAATGAAAGGGAGGAGAACGATCGTCGGTTCAACATGTGATTCTGGATTGCAGTTAAGCAGTTTAATGGACCTAAGTGTCCACGGCAGGGTTATACTAGCTAAGAGATAGGGAGTAAGGAAAGGTGGTTATCATTTATGCTCTGCCAGGGCGGAGTTAACGTCACCCTGCAGGTCAAATTGAAGCGCGCTTTTCAATACCTGAGAGACGGCGCGGAATGCAGGGATCTCTTCAAATGGGTCCATTGAAGACCGTTTTCGCTGCTCGCTTGTGACGCGTATAGCAAAGCTACCACCAACGCAATCGACAAGCAGTGAGTCGGTAACCTGTGGGGCATATCCGAGGCTAGCGAAGCTCAGAATGCTTCGAAAACGCTCTATCCCGAAGCGCAGAAAGCGTGGCTTGATGGGGGCCGCATATCCAAGCAGCCTAAGGGGGAGCCATTCAGGGAGGCTGCCGCTACGGTGTGGCTCAAGCTGGTGCACGATATGGTGCGCGCCCTCAAAGCGTTTAAATGGAGAGAGCAGCGAGACCTCAAAGGGGGCGTAGTCAAACTCAGTTTTTGTTGCTTGTAGGGGTGAGGTTCCGCCCATTCGAAAGAGCTCGTCTTGTGGGGCTGCAACTATTCCAGGAATAAGGAGATCTTGCGCATTGCGGCCCTTAAGATCGGTTAGCGTCCCCTCCTCTGAAGAGGTCGTCAGTAAGGGTAGCACCGTACGCAGGAATCCATCGATCAGATCAGAGAGAGCGCCTGCGCTGATCGGGCGCTGCTCGGAGTACTCTAGTCCGTAGCCCCCCAAGATCCAGTTCCTTGTAATCTGCAGTGATGACATAACTCTGCATTATCTCGCATAGGGGGCGTGGCTGTCACGCCTTTCCAGTTAATTCAGCAGCTTTGGTGCCTAGCATCACAGCTCCCCATCAATCGAGATCCAGCCGGGGCCTTCGCTAGCTGTTAGGCGCTCTTTAGTTGTTGCGAGATAGCTGCGACCTGAACGCTTCTTAACCTAAGGACATCCACATGTAGTCTGGCATAAGCTCTTATTCTTACAGGACAAATTTAGGCAAAAAATAAGCTCAAGTTATTCGTTCTCTATACCGAGATACTCAGTATGATCTGGCTCAGACTCTTTATCGCCCTAATAGC comes from Pseudomonadota bacterium and encodes:
- a CDS encoding FeoA family protein; protein product: MNCNVATQYKDEPLLNSMRVGQRVIISAIKSCPAELLRKLVSMGLVSGSEVTVTQRGFFGSPINIKLFGSVLSLHSTEAAHIQVQPL
- a CDS encoding NAD(P)H-dependent oxidoreductase, with protein sequence MTTKVTNEHLEQQLAWRYATKCFDPAKKISARDWASLEASLLLAPSSFGLQPWRFITISDPALRAKLRAHSWNQSQVVDASHYVVFAARTTFDLSLVDEALQHTAEVREVALSTLEGGRSIISNFITALNERNAIEPWCTHQLYLALGMLLTSAALLQVDACPLEGIDPNFYNEILDLPRRGFSAKVACALGYRSDRDLGATLKKVRRSAQDIIERR
- a CDS encoding class I SAM-dependent methyltransferase, whose translation is MTSQINGYSLLDSGNGRKLERFGDVVIDRPSSLSAWKQRNNALWESADAIYLPPDQWSHQRAPFSTWNTEIEGVNLQLELMSNGQLGIFPEHALYLSRVGATIEQLRARGRSPIRILNLFAYTGLATAFCAKLPDVIVTHVDLAKRAIEWAKRNVEMNIGTNDKVRWIVDDALTFMAREHRKGNLYDIIIIDPPSFSRVSKNNSWTLEEKAPDIVTLVLDILAPEAGVVFFTNHSSASTSDVARNIALDRFNDRGVEIAIEPLAIKEELTERILPAGSLIVLSHTT
- a CDS encoding rhomboid family intramembrane serine protease, translating into MLNRRSFSSLSFQSAAHSLTIITVIASVIEGLLERSNLRPFLFSPLHTLYDLELWRPFTALFIAISPIEIIFTALIMYSIGGLLESRWGRRRFVTIIFGIPLLAELVTILIAALSPETFFTAFYPGTRQVVTTLWIMFGLSSWFSGQMLNFWGTPITGKTFALVGLGFVILSGIFGSLTAVIPELIAAGLSYGYMYRSRLPRLRQSIELSYYTWKLRRLKSKSKFRLVKGSRSDDGDPDSTVH
- a CDS encoding TMEM43 family protein, which gives rise to MKLSALKTKSRASLGVFTLLCALGLMWSGTVRSLKDQSNINAALGRAITIDAASPDPGNNNKLVVAAGRLSSGEMLEDELLKPGPYLALKRRVEMFQWSEERSSDDSLPEYSINWHPGQIDFFRFRKPQGHENPLLKFQPELKTVGQSTFSGFDGSRIIKAISDPARLILTKEMLRDPSLEIVDNKIVIRRDPSSTELALGDMRVWYESLPPGDYTVLAVQADERSLLGSERSDQLVIQAGLLDAEQFLEQQGEQASESSNGILYMGTVLLCIGLLSILGSFSQRLDLRPKVNLQGQAAAIFLSVAISLTVLLILLILSLVS
- a CDS encoding glycosyltransferase family 2 protein, with the protein product MTLQSPPTSERLSDWMERQPASTSSVDISIVVPAFNEERRLPPTLIDIIDLFDRKGAKYEVIVVDDGSSDNTAEVVRKFERVRAEVRLIQLPKNHGKGHAVRLGVLNSHGAVILFADADGATPIAEVSRLQAALAAGFDIAIGSRALASQDTKVATSIHRRLLGRVFNYCVNIILLPSITDTQCGFKMFTRKAALFLFRKQRSDRFSFDVELLFLAHKVGLSVKEVPINWTNVPGSKVNLVMDALLMFRDIFRFRVMHRNVTRESYEQFERDSAALEHSDPVSALGHK
- a CDS encoding phospholipid carrier-dependent glycosyltransferase yields the protein MVKGSQHKFLLLSLTLLLALALRWPLVESNSKYFFHEDDAHHFNRTVEMAQKRDLNPHYFNKPALHFYLRMPVIYASVAWARFHGELSSTKEIRTKDPFGLAGYAFTASHPTILTWNRSFSVALSLLIVGLTFFLSLQLGLALLPALMAALLVALSPEMVLNSHLIGVDIPMALFCLASSAVGVWAASTKYSRKRLLLCGLLAGLAGASKYNAAPIALVPIMLAWQRDRSWKGFGIAALSPVLGFLIGAPYSLISLPQFWQGLSYELWHYSVAGHAGHAAEPGVEQALFYLAWLSTNGIGVVATLLAAFGLLSCMRTNSAATKIFLIFPVAYAVLMISQKTNFTRNMVAIVPYAAILAAVGLRYMTHRFSNPVIQRTTIFLVALYACGLAAIASTSIVMLATQQAESREQLGAWLTSTRNPDSDVAISGPLQISPALIRLPGVEIFDPSKRTLAVLVQQGFEYIVVPSADSADLSLSLTSELVLAGAPLNKHAPQNPALTILKTNLAARLAAMQQAPAEMQFETVKEALSPRCGETNEEHCWLNNISTSISLPAGTTRVSLEMMSPWAGQELRVVSKEGATLGAISFPTAGKWRTFAFSLSTPAPVQGAAATLVVAQLHSPLERKLNLDSRRIGVAIRKILDK
- a CDS encoding NUDIX hydrolase codes for the protein MKVIESHLLYEGKLRAVRETLESPQGKRFVHETIEHPGAVVILPLLEDGRIVFIEQYRHSVRESILELPAGTLEKGEEPEFCAQRELMEEIGMACRELISLGTLLPAPGFCNEVQHIFCAKDLYPREATPDEDEVITVIKLSVAEVEEVIRNGRLRDSKSLALLMRARVSRII
- the feoB gene encoding ferrous iron transport protein B encodes the protein MAIITDVDENYPRSIALVGNPNCGKTTLFNGLTGSRYKVANYPGVTIARKEGSISLNGGGYAQIIDLPGTYALLGSSLDEKIVTQLLRGELKGCRKPDLVVAVVDATNLERNLFLVSELIDAGFPIVLAINMMDAAEQAGIKVYGELLSRALDLPVVQIIARSKFGFTNLLREISRALLTPSSSSKRLAWLPLEHALRASLETQESVATKHLDAATITAIGSLRYTWIRALVKKTSSQRSEDGSTVSSALDRALTSKLWGLPIMLIIFGIIFQAIFLWAQLPMELISATVEGLSAWLAALLPNGILTSLITEGIVPGVGNVLVFVPQIAILFFFIGLLEDSGYLSRAVFLLDNFMRKVGLQGRAFIPLLSSFACAVPGILSTRSIPSRSDRLAAIMIAPLMSCSARLPVYAVLIAAFIPTIMLGGVISLQGVTLLGMYLLGIIGACCVAYILKRCFLWKESCFHVMEMPPLRRPVLRVVLRGVYDNVISFLKNASTLILACSVILWFLASYPKPDPSFTGNPVQVSYAGRLGTAIEPAIKPLGFNWEIGIAILSSFPAREVFVTTLSTIYSVNNDDNENQGLIKTLQKRKESGDFSTLTAISLMVFYVFACQCMSTLAVCKRETGSWGWTFGMFGYMTTLAYVASLLTFQIGSIVFE